The following DNA comes from Ricinus communis isolate WT05 ecotype wild-type chromosome 10, ASM1957865v1, whole genome shotgun sequence.
TCTCCTCTCATAGCTATAAAGTTGCATTACAACTAATACAGAAACGGACTGCCAAATGTTTTCCAACATGGGAGCTTCTGGGTTATATCCGAAGGcagaagataaataaaaaatcctgGATAACCACATCCGGAAACTGTAGAAGATGCTGAAGTTATAAATGAGAATAAACACTGAAACTGCATAAATTTTCAATGGTAACCAAAGGCGCTTTTTTGTCTTCCCCAGCAGTTGTCTTCCAGTCATCCATAACAGAAGGAAGAACAGGTAaccaaatgaaataaaattaggctTTACTAGGTATACAGTGAAAAGAATTGTCAGAAAGGCTATGTAGGTTCCATGTGATCGGTACACTGAGAGAAACTTCTGCTCTATTGCTCTCAGATATGATACTATCCATTTCTCTGAAGACAAAGAAAAACGTACAAAGTTAAATTTCACAAATATCATTAAGCTTTTAGTtagtaatcaaattaattgcACAAACCAACTCCATGAATGACGTCGACATAGTTGCATATGTAGACTATAGCCATCTTTAGAGACACTTGCATGTATCAGGAATTAATTGGATAAAATTCAAAAGCATATCAGAATACATTCAACCTTCAATGAGTTATACCATGAGAAGAGTTGCTGTCATGGCTCCTTGTGGATACTGAAGTAGAAACTGACAAAAGAACTGATTTGATTAAACCAGCTCTCAATATGCTAAACCCAATTGGGGGGCTGGGAGTGTGCTGCAGAATTGCCGAAAACGAGGACACCATATCAAATCCATGATTATGAATAGCACAAGAGCAAGCAAGCGCTGCTATCTTCAAGAGATCCCCAGAACTTGCATGATTAAGAAAACCTATGgcaattaacaaaaattaagaaataatgatTGTTCCaacaacaaataaagaaagaatctGCATGTCTATTactaaataaagattaaaaagccTAAATAACATTAATTTGGTACCTATATTTACCTAACTGAGAGAGGATATCCACGAAATATGAGCCTTTCTTTTCCAAGGCTTTAGAAATTATGTTAAGCTGAAAAATATACAACAGGGCAAAATGTGCCTCACATAAAACAATCAGTGATTGACGAATCTTCCAACTGATGCTGTGGCTTAACAGATATATTAGAAAGAACACCACTGATGAACCAAACAAACATCGGCAAGTCAGTACGTTATTTGATGAAATGTGAAGATGAAACACAATGCAGAAAAGCATTTAGAAGGCTGCAGTAAATATTGCCAAAAATGTTAAAATGCATTCCAATTTCCAAGCATTTAATATGCATGAGGCAATATTTACTACCTTATgaatttaatacaataatataactTGGAAAAAAGATTGCTTCAACTTACTATATATAGCATGAATGATGCCAGGTTTCAATGCAATAAGAAATATCAACACCAGAGCTATGGCGCGAGAGCTTTTACGCAGTCCCCATGCTATTGTAGCTACAATCAATACTTTGGTCTCTTCACTCTCTGAAAACAAAGGAATGTGAATTGGGCCCCCAACAATACTAACGTTCCAAAAATGACTAAACTGAAAACtagaaatatgataaaaattcaaaagttGTTTAAACTGCAATTATAGGTGTATTACCCGAAGATTTAATTGCTTCTAATAGGCTTCACCAGAATGACTCATAAATCTGAACTTAGACACAAGTTAATATATTGACACTCCACAGATAGATGATTTGGCAAAAGCTACTGCTATTAGAGAACCTAGAAAACAGGTCATCAGAAAAAGTGCgtgtatatatgtatatatagcCTTATAAACATCAAACTGCAAGGAGCACCCACGCTCAGCAGGAAATGTTAACGGTCGTAAGATCGTGAATGTCAGCATACCTCCAGCacatgtaaaattaattttatgcatttattCCCAGCAAAAGATTTCTAGTTCATCAAAGTTCACTAGAAAACTGTCTTAGCATTCTATAGGAAAGTATACAAATGGTGAGCGAAATATATTTCATGGACACTTCCTCAACAAAGGAAATGgggaaaagaaaggagagacAACTTCAACAATCTGGCCTTAAGGTTAAATAATAAGACAGCTTCACAAATTAAAGCATGTTAGATAAAccaattattatttctaaataaatgagattaaaaatttaatggtgATTTTGTCCCAATGATCAGTATCAACTCTGATTACTTTGTATCTAGTCATGGGTGTTTCAATACAAATTGGTTGTCATAGAGAAGCCCATGTCAATAATGTTCCAATCAACTGTGAGCAAAATGCatgaatttattgttaaaagtCCCATAGACCAATTGCAAAAATTAGAGGAATGAAGAGTGatatatagtttatatacAGTGTTAACTGCCATGAACATGGAACTATAACCAGCTCCCATTGTTGGGGTTCAGAAAAGAAAGGAGCGTAAAATAGCGCCATCTGTAGAATACAACGATCAGATGCAAATCCTCCATCAGAGAGTGAACCATCAAACAACGAAGTCTTGGTGCTTACATCCATTAAGgttaaagattaaaatttgGGCTTTCCCCAAGATTTTTCATTCATATTAACCCATTATTGCACCCATGCGAATACCACAATTATCATCGGATGCTATGTGCAGGAAAGAAAACTACAATAGAAAagaacagaaagaaaaaaagaagttaaatCAATCCAGTAGTTAGAGTATTCGAGTTACTCACCTTCTACTGTGAAGTCATCGCAGGACGACTCTCTATCTCCATCGGACAAGTATAGGAAAACAGAGTTGTTCACAAGATTGCCCAAAGCCACAAGGACACCAAGACAAAACTGTGCAAGTAGATAAAATCCTGGAATAGGATAATGCCATAAACCAATAGTTTCCCATATTTCCATATCCTGCAAAAGCATTCTAGACAATTGGATAATGAATCatgataactaaaatttttagaCCATGAAGCACACAGCAAAAACAGAATACCTTCCacaatttcttattttggaAAGTGAATGCCACGTTGAAGATGTAGGTACCAGCAGCCCATAAGAGAATGAAGACGAGAAGCAAACCATTCAAGTGGTGCAAGTGGAACAGTGAAGGGAAGGAATACAAAATGTAGCCAACATAAGCAAGTAATCCAAATGCGCAGATACTTGCAAAATGGAAACTCCAAAACGACAGAGCAAGCAAAGAAATCTGCCATACCAGTAACAGGCacaattaagtaaataagaCATCCTGTCCtaaattaaaatgttttgaggatattaaaaataagggCAGGGCATACAGCATGAGACAAcataataaatcaattaaagaaCACAAAGCTACCAAAATGTTGAGAAGTTCATTGTGAATGACTTGGGAAATTAAGGAGCATTTATATTGTGTTATAGTGAATGCATGTGCTTCTCCAGTTTTTGGAACATCAGCAGAAAAgctatcaaaaaatttgacatATGAAATAGAGCAAATTAGTTATGAATTGTTAACTtacaaagagaagaaaagagaaaaaaaaaaaaggaattgaaAGCAGTTAATATAGTGAACATACTGGAAAACCATAAGTGAAAAAGTTCACACTAAAAGTCCGAAAGACTGCTCCTCTCAACATAACATTTGTGTGCCTTGCACCAGATCTGCACAATGATAACAACAAAATGATACAATAAAAAAGCTTGTGTTGTAATTTAAAAGAGATAAGTTTACAATTGGGAAAGCTTTTGATACGTAATAGTACCACAATGAATTACCTtgatttatgaataaaaaaagaatgcTTTTGGGGAAGCAGTTGCTCAGTCAAGCTGCTTTCTCTTGTGGACATGATAAAATTCATTTCTGTAAGATCACATCTAATCCAAGATAACTGTAAAGGAAACGGCACAATCAGTCCTGGTGGAATATGAAGAAGGAGAATTCCCACCATtagtagaaagaaaaaaaggcatAGTCAATTATCCTGTTTGCTGCACTACTCAACTTCATAATTTACTAAAGCAAAATAATGAGTGgctttgaatttattaaaaccTTTCACAAGATTTCCATACAATTTTTCGTTTATAATGTTGCACGGGAAAGAACCTTGATCTAGATCACCCCCATGTTGAGTTGCCagttctaaataaaaaatgcttcaaaatattttaactattCAGGGAGAATCAGCAGCTAGGAACAAGCCATTATAGGTTTCTGAccatttactaatttttaaagtttttcttCCCATATCTTTGCAAATGTCATAACATCCCAAAAGGGacttgagaaaaaagaaagattcaaGAATGAGATATGATTAGTTCACTTTGCAATGCATATTCGCATAAAGGATTAGAAACTTATTCACTCACCATaatgtagaaaactaaaagtGCGAGGCAGGAACAGATTTCAGACCACTCTGATTGTGCAGATATCTTAGAGAGGCCAATGAAACCAGCAACATATTGGACCATCCCAGAAAATTCAATGGGAAGTTGATAGACATACAAGAGGACAATGTTTAAGCCCGCATACCACAGAAGATACCTCCACCACCTTCAAACTTATATAAGTTAGTGTAAATCATTCAAATTGGCATTTGATCGTAAAACAACCAGTATTAGTCAGCTGATAGCAGGTATGCAGGAAATACAAGCAAGTTACTTACTGGAAGAGGCCCAAGAAATTGCTTGTAATGGACCAATAAACAAGTCCGACACTGCTGCATATGAAAAATGGTAAGGATGCCCAAGATGGATGACTAATTCCCACAACCAGCTGTACAGCGGGCAATAAGAAGCAGCACAAAACCCTGAGACGAGAACCTTCCATGGAACAGAaggataaaatataaaataaaaaaaatgaattccAAGGCAGAATTAAGTAGAAAAgtagataaattaatttcacaTCATTCCATGGTTATCAGAATGTAGTTTCAAAAACAATGGAGGACAATGCACAAGTGATACTAGGACTGGACtttggaggaaagagaaaATTCTGCAAATACTTCATGCCTCGATTGCGATGATTCTGTCATTTCTTGTATTTGGAGAAAATTTCGCCGAGGTTAACATCTAATTTTGGTAAAAGTttgtttcataaaatttattctacCATATCTACTCGCACAAAAGGATTGTATAAGAGAAAATGAGAGGCATTTTTAAGGAGGAGAAGCATAAAATGCTGGagcatattttattaatttctttaccATTGTTCATATAAAATGAGCTAGGAACACTTAAGATACCAACTAAATTGCTTATTACAGTTTAGTGAATATTACAACTGAAAGGCAAAACAGTTATTGGATCATTTACTGATTTAAACCTGATAAACTCTATGACAAACCTATGCGTATGATGGAAGAATAAAGATGCCCCAAGCCAGAATCATTCTGTAAATCCAGACCAAATCTGCTTCTATAGATTTCAGTTGCAGCAATAACAGCTGCAGCTACCTGGAGGACCAAAAAACATACTACATACGGCAACCTCCAAGAATGAACACTGCATAACCAATACAGAATTGCTTAAGAAAGTATCCATGCATCTTCAGGAGACTTCTGTATATGCATATTAACATAAAGTGAACACCTTAGGAAACCGACTAACTTAGCCCATTGAGCATCAGATATACTCCACTGATCTCCCTTAACAGCCCATACAAAGTGAAATATGGCATGTGAAAGAACGGCCAGTGAAGAAAAAGTAAGCGTACACCATGATAGTAGAGATTGtctttgatgatgaaagcctATCAGATGCacccaaaaaaaaagacaagatttagaaatataaaataccaACAATAGATAGCAAATCACATTATATAGGTTCTCAAGTTTGATATGCCTTTACTGCAAGAGTACATTCTTACTTCTCATTTCGGACCTAATTATTAAGCTTTTCCTTCAACTGAATGGTACACAAACAGAGTtggaatattttaaaagagaaacaaagagCATGCAGAAGTTTTTAATGCACGATTTTATTTAAGGTTGCTTTCTTTGAATATAGCTTCAAGATGAAAAATAGATGGAACTCAAAGGCTGCTTTCTAGCAGTTCCATGCACCTATAGAAAGCCAGATGTAACAACGCAGACATGCATATTCCTGCCATTCACATCTTACAGCAACAATTCTTTAATGAATAATCAAAGTTGAATATAAAAGTGAAAACCTTATCTAGCAAATATGGgggaaaataaatttatgttgGGAAGcattaattataatacaaaataagCCAAGAGATAATTAAGGCATCAAGTATAAGATGAACACTGTACCAATTTTTGGTGCAGAATACTGTATGAAGAGAAAGGCTAACAAATCGGCCAGAGACATCAAACTCCAATTGACTAGAGCAGCTGGATAAACAGAGCAAAGAATAGAGGAAAAGAGAAAGGGTTATAGCTGGTGCAGAAGTTTACAGTCTAAGCACTTAGCATAATCACAACAACAATCACTATCTATAGAAAAGAGCTAAAGATTATATTAGAAATTCAAGTTTATTATGCTGCATTCATAGTCCCACAATGATCATCGTTCAATCAAACAGAATGAGGAGGAATTcctgaataaatatttttgccTTCATCTCTCTGCTTTACAAGGCTGTGACTTCACACAAATACATAAATAGAAATCTCTAACTTAAACACCATATCATTATGCATATAAGCCTCACTTCATACAATAGAATGGTGCTAACCTGTCAAAAGCAGTATAGGCAATGCAAATCCAATGAGGAAACTCCCCATTGCAAATGACTTCTTCAATACCAAAAGCCACTATAATTGCACTATTCTTTTGATCACAAACTCATCATTCTTATCAGATCCTTTATCAAAATAACTAATACCCATTTGAGTAATCTTTTTTTCAACCAAATCAACAATTGGGTTTGTTCAATTACACCAAAAACCAATACTCATTtccaaagaaaatgaaaaaaataaataaacgaatgttcttttttattgcCAAAATCAGAAAGAATGGTTTttggaggaaaaaaaaaaaagagaagaaaagcaCTTGATTCTATTGAGCAATTTGATAATGGCTGGATTGAATAAATTAAGAGATAATGGATGCAATGGGTTGAAATTCTATTGTTTTCTACTTCATGTGTTTTGATCCGTTCCAGTGCATAATTTGCAAGAGCAAAGCCATTGTTACATTAATGTTTACCAAGTGACAAGTGGCATCCCATTTCATGTCTGCAAAAGCGCAAATGAAAGACTAAAAATTTTGTCTCTCTATCTAAATGAGGAAGTTTCCGTGGGTGAAGTTAAGAAGGCCCACCAAATCTaaggttttttctttaaacagaaaattatatataattctgACCTTTCTAATTGGTATAAAATCTCCTATAAAGTATTAATTAtcagaaattattaattcagAATATATACTAGAAAAAATGTTTcatatttatgttattatatatttttagatggtttaaatttttttgtcttatatgtttattatcattaagttattaatgattttaatacatatctctaataaaaatatagatgtgtgattttataattgagaTTAGGTCGAGATTATCCCTATTTTATTAAGgggtaattactattttttcgTATATTTTTCTGTATTATACTagttactttttaatatttaaaagtatattttttcatctttttattttataattttatactaaatattaatttcatcaaaatttctattaaacaaTTGtcaattagattttattttatactattttacCTTATGATTTTggtgtaatatataaattgcccattataatttatttattatattagaactttcttttctgttttttgtacaaaaaatcaattttagtatatataaaaataattaactagtattatttaattattttagtttctaccataattaaattttagtagaaattaaaaattttaaaaagtatttatgtttatcaaaatattaaaaatttgtataacttaattttaaattatcaaaatataattaatattattcttatattaattttgttatgcTCGACTTGTAATTTCATAAGAAGTTTGATggtcaaattatatttttttatcaatttaggtttttaattgtattgacttttaaaacataataaaattttaatgtaataaataaaatatagaacaatttttatattacataGAAAATGAGGAgacaaatagtataaaactaaacctaaTTAATGATTCTTTAACAAAAATTCTAAAGAAAAGAGttttaagtataaaattataaaataaaaaaattaaaaaatatattttttgaatattatgAGATAGTcagtataatataaaaaatatataagggCGAATAGTAATTACCCTTTCATTAATTTAGCGAAAGGTAGATCCGGTAGTTATAAATTCAAGTTAGAAATTGTTTTGCAGTTATTGTCTTATTATACATGATTATTTTTGggataaacataaaaaagatgatgttactgttttataattttaatatataattttttttgtcaaatatatagttataaatcgtgattaaaattattattaaaaagtcttgatctataaaaattcaatcacTTTTATTCTGACCGGTCATTATTGATAACATAAATTTAGAGtttaataacttataattgtattatttaactgttaaattacggtttaaaaaattattaattaaatgttatCAATTTAACAGTGAAACAATAACGCTTTGAGTTGTTAAACTTTAAATTCGTACTATCaaacacaaaaaatataataataatggttgatcagaataaaaatttgatactttttaattataaagtatttttttattacaatttttgattatgtatttttttttctttaaaaaaaaatcaaatactaAAATTCGTCAAATGGGAAACCacaatcattttcttttatttattttctaaaaggAAGCAAAAGcaatttgatttgaaaatGAACTTAAGAAGGTAATATATATAGGCAAATTAAGATGTACTCTTATATGAGATGACTCACCAAACATGTCTTCAATGGGACActttccatatatatataaaaagcaTGACACtctgtttttttaattttcttaaaatctcATCCAGCCTATCATATGAAATATTTGTAATAAAGGAAAGAGTTCATCCTAGTTGCCTCCACCCCTTGTGCAGCtcatttcataaaatataataaataaacaaacattaactgaacaatttataaattatttaataaagttaattttaacTTAACAATCAGCGGCTTGGGGACGTAGCTCATATGGTAGAGCGCTCGCTTCGCATGCGAGAGGCACGGGGTTCGATTCCCCGCGTCTCCaacctattttctttttcttgattgtATTTTAAAGACttcttaaacttttatttttgtaaatattaacgTTATCACGTActgtatatatgtaaaatactGCCAATAAAAATGCTGACTAGGAGAGAGATCACAGtactaaattaaaagtaatggcaatattataaataatacccATGACTATGGTCCATTTCTCAaccatcattttcttctttcttcttccctgtcgattcttcttcattttttctcttaatcCAGCAAATGACCTTATGccctttcttcctttttttctctttattaaatGGCTCACTTCTATAAATGAAGAAgattttagtattttgtttccttcattagaaaaattacgaaaaaaataaaaataaataatagcaGTAAAAAGATGTTTGCATGGAAATCTAGACACCAGTTTACAAAACAATTAAACACACAGACAATCTTTTACTCTAATGCGACGATTTCCAGGTTatccctctctttctctctccttcTTTCCTCTGTTCTTCGTACAACGTTAAAATCAACCTTCTTAAAAGTTACTATCTATACTACGCTAAAATGGTAAGATTTGTGaacattttaatatgttatggGATCTCAATTACCAGGTGCAGCTCAAATTGTGTTTGTTGAACCCTACAAAAACGTAATCGATTGTGAAGAACCAATTATTAATGGGTTACTTTATATTAAGGTGCGGGCCTGTTTGGATGGAAGTGAATTAGGTGTGAAAATGTGCAGGAAAGTTGACACGCTACGCATCAAAATTCATGGTCAAAatggaaggaaagaaaggaatATTGTATTTGCATTGATGGATGGCTAAGAGGGGTTAACAATGGCATTTGAAATCTCTTACACGTTAATAAGGCAGTCTAATTCAAAGTTGTTCCTTTTTTGACAATCTTCAAAACTTATCCATATTTCATTTCTCACGCCCACCTGTGTTTGTTAACTTCAATCGCACACTTTGAAAAGTATTTATGAGAAACATAAGTGATTTAAAACGGCGCCGAGTCTTCcgtataaaattcaaattttagcAATAAATTTGACATGGAATGAAGCTCCAAAAGgaatatacttttattttaatgaaacGTTATTTTAACTGAAATTGCTAAgcttcaaaatataatttctataaattaaaatattttaaaaaaactgcaataattctaaaagaaaatagaaaaaaaaaaaaagttgcaAGAGGACATTATCCACGAACTACGGTTACTCggttttctttgaaaagataaCTGCCATATCcgtcaaattattattttttatttgaaagaaagaaagaaataattaaataagggTAAGTTATGAATTAATTCTGAgagaaagaatataaaaagtgCAAACACCATTATCattgttaaaaaaagaaaaaaaaaataaagtatttgACAAGACACTATAAATTGATAGGCAGAATAGAAGTGGAGCATCACCATAAACAGAGAGTACAATTTCTATCTTTTGAGAAAGCATAGAACAAGATTTTAGTCTGAATATACTTTGCTGAATTAAAGAATcaagaaagcaagaagaaagaaagattcttttatcaatttattgaCATCCTGCTCTTAAGAAACTTTCTTTGaatcaagaaaatcaagaaaagcATATAGCAAGATCTAGTCTCAGAGAAAACCAAGATTCCAAAACAAGAACCAAATGCAGCAAGAACAACAAGAAGTACACCAACACCACCACTACCACCATTTCCACCACGGCCAAAATATGATCAACAACGATCACAGCCACCACCCGTACAAGTTCCTTCCAAAACGTATAATCTTGGTTCGACACGGCGAGTCGGAGGGCAACCTAGACACAGCCGCATACACCACCACACCAGACAACAAAATCCCATTAACCCCATCAGGTCTATCTCAAGCCGAAACGGCTGGGATTCACTTACACAATCTAATATCTGAGTCTAATAACCATGCCCAGAACTGGAGGGTTTACTTCTATGTATCACCTTACCAGCGTACCCTATCCACGCTCAGAGGGATCGGAAGGTCGTTTGAAAGAGAAAGGATTATTGGGGTTAGAGAAGAGTGTAGAATTAGAGAACAAGATTTTGGGAATTTTCAGGTTAAAGAGAGAATGAAGGTGATTAAAGAAACTAGAGAAAGGTTCGGGAGATTCTTTTATCGGTTTCCTGAAGGAGAATCTGCTGCTGATGTTTTTGATCGTGTTTCAAGTatgattctttttgctttttttttttttgccttgTTCTTACGATGTttgtttcattcttttttcgtttatgattattttattatgtttattaGATTGGagttttaataatgataattggaaaagaaaaaaaaaaaagtacacGGAGTCTTTAATTggggagaaaaaaaaaatcatatgcttttcttttcttgaagtaTTAGTTTATAGATACTTCTGCTGAGTTGGGTTGTTGGAATTTTCAtagttttgtttgtttgtttttccCTCTCTCTTTTAAACTTAAATGATGTATTGGCGTTTTTGTCTTGATTTGATTTTCTAAGCAAAAACACCAAAATGTGGTTTGGTTGTTTCCATGATCAGGTTCATACTTTGTGTTTTGCTGTATTTGTATTAAGCATTGTATTCTGCACACCTGAATCGATTACCGTTTGCCAATTGGTTTTGAGGGGAAATCAAAGGATAAGCAGAAAGAAAATAGTCTGAGGGTTAAAGCTCAAGTATTTTGTTCTTAATCTGTTTCCTCTAATATTGAAACACAACTTAATATAGTATTGGCGTTTGTGATGCTGAGTTATTGTTTAGTATAAAATGCAGAATTAATTAGCATTGTTAGTCAGAAGTGCTTGGGCTAATTTCCTAACAAGTTTTTTCGTGCCAAAGATTGTGTCTCTGTAAATGCTCAACTAACCTGGTGCTTTTAGGCTCTGATACTTGACACTCATAGAAAAAGGTGTTTTAAAAATGTTAAAGTAGAGTAATTGAAATGGATTGAGAATTACATGGGATTAAATTGCATAATATATGGCCATTATGGGTGTTGTTTATATGCAGAGATGCGAGCTAAAACAACAGGGAAACTTTTCCCACAATTTATATCTATTAGGAGAAGATGCGTGATATGATATGATAAATGATGCACATTAAATCTTGTCTTCTGGCAGGTTTTCTTGAATCTCTATGGAGGGACATAGATATGAACAGGCTTCAGAAGGACCCTTCCAGTGACCTAAATCTCATAATCATATCACATGGTTTAACTTGTCGTGTATTCCTCATGAAGTGGTTCAAGTGGACGGTTGACCAATTTGAGCGTCTAAATAATCCTGGCAACTGCGAGTATCGAGTGATGGAGTTGGGAGACGGTGGAGAATACAGCTTAGCAATCCATCACACCGATGAAGAAATGCAAGAATGGGGACTCTCACCTGAAATGATTGCTGATCAAAAGTGGCGAGTCCA
Coding sequences within:
- the LOC8285742 gene encoding phosphoglycerate mutase-like protein AT74 — translated: MQQEQQEVHQHHHYHHFHHGQNMINNDHSHHPYKFLPKRIILVRHGESEGNLDTAAYTTTPDNKIPLTPSGLSQAETAGIHLHNLISESNNHAQNWRVYFYVSPYQRTLSTLRGIGRSFERERIIGVREECRIREQDFGNFQVKERMKVIKETRERFGRFFYRFPEGESAADVFDRVSSFLESLWRDIDMNRLQKDPSSDLNLIIISHGLTCRVFLMKWFKWTVDQFERLNNPGNCEYRVMELGDGGEYSLAIHHTDEEMQEWGLSPEMIADQKWRVHAHRGDWNESCSWYFDSFFDHLKLDSNKESDDKADDCSSVCE